The Pseudomonadota bacterium genome segment CTTGCGACCCTGTCGACGCAGCTGCGACGGATCGACGTCGGTCACCAGACCGTAGTCGAGCAGGACGACCCGTCCCTCGGCGGTGACCAGCACGTTGGAGTGCTTGACGTCACAGTGCGCATAGCCGGCGCGGTGGATCGCCTGAAGTCCGGCGATCAGCTGGCCCAAGGTCGCCCGCAGCCGGGCGTACTGCTCGGCGGTGCTCAGCGGATGCACCACGCGCTGCGGGAGCGGTCGTCCGGCGAGCGGCTCAGCGCCCGCGGTGCCGCTCGCCGCGTCGACCAGCGCGCCAGGAAGACCGTCAACGGTCAGCGTCGGACCGTCGCCGCGCCGGGCTGCCGAGGCGAGCTCCGGCGCCGCGGCAGCCGCGCGGACCGCAGTCTGATCGGAGGTGACGATGCTGGCGGGCCCGAGCGGCGGCGCGCCTGCGACGTCTCGCTCGCCCGGCTCATCGCTCCACAGGGTCGGCGGACCCTCGAGCTGCGGCTCGCTGCCGCGCACGTAGGCCAGCAGGGAGCGCCCGTCGACGTACTCCATCGTGAAGAACCAGCGATCGCCCTCGGCGTGGAACTCATAGAGCGTCACCAGATTGGCGTGGCGAATGTCGGCCAGCGCGCGGAACTCCTGCTTGAAGCGGTAGAGCGCCTGCGGCTGCGTCAGGCTCAGCATCTTCAGGGCAACGAGCTTGTCGCGCTCGAGATCGCGGGCGCGATAGACCACGCCCATCCCCCCCGCCCCGATGCGGTCTTCCAGGCGGTAGCGTGCGGTGCCACGGGGGCTCGCGCTGCTCGAGGGCGCCTCAGCCATCGTCGCGCCTTGGTCCAGTGTGCGCGGCCGCCGAGGGCTGGGTCGCCCGCACGACCCCAGGCGTCGACAACCACGCGGCGAGCGCGCGGTTGTACTCCGTCGGGCAGTCGAGCTGCGGCTCGTGACCACAGCGCGGCAGCGCGACCAGCGTCGCGCCGCGAATCGCCCGCTGCGCCGGTGCCATCACGCTGCGCGTCGTCCCGCCATGCAGCTCGGCATTCGGGATCAACCGGTCATCGGCACCAAAGACGATCAGCGTCGGGAGCTCGAGCTGGCCGAGGTGCTGGCGCGTGAACTCGGTCTCGCTCATGGCCCGCACGCACTTGACCATGGCGTAGAGACTCTGATCGAATTCGGCCGCGGCGGACTGCTGAAGGCGCACGCGCTCCTCGATCAGCCAGCGCAAGTCGTCACGCCAGCGCGAAAAAACCCGCAGCCGGAAGGCGCCCCAGAGCGCGTACTCCGACAGGCCGCCCCCCAGCGAGCCCCTGTTCGTGATCTTCTCGAACCACGCGCGGTCGCCCCGCGAGAAGTACTCGAGCCCCGCCGAGTTCGTCAGCACCAGCGCACCGACACGCCGCGGGTGACGAATCGCCAGCGAGAGCGCGATGTGCCCACCCATGCTGTGACCGACGATGATCGGCGCTTCGATGCCCCGCCGCTCGAGGAGCTCGAGCAGCGCGTCCGCCAGTGACTCCATGGTGTAGGGGAAGGATCCTGGCTTGTCCGACTTGCCATAACCGGGCAGATCCAGCGCCAGCACGCGGTAGCCCGCCGCAGCGAAGTCGTCGAGCTGGTACTGCCAATGGCGGAGCTGCGCGCTCATCCCGTGGACGAAGACGATGGTCCGCGCGCCGCGCGGATTGAGCTCGACGTAGGCCACCCGCAGGCGCGGCGTGCGCATGCCATAGCGGGCCGGCAAATCGGTCGAGACCAGCCAGAAGAGGGGCCAGGCCTGGCCTCGGAGCGAGCGATAGGGCAACTGGGCAAAGGTCAGCGGCGCGGCACGGCGATAGGAAGGCACACAGCTCGCCGCGCAGCATGCGAGCGCCAGGGCAGCGGCCCGCGCAGCACCGCCGCCCAGCCACGCCCGCCGGCACGTCAGTCGCATGCTCCACCTCCGAGGCGCTAGGCACGTGCTTCGCGCCAGGTCCTCAGAATACGTACCAGGTGAAGGTGAGAAACGCTGCTAGCGGATTCGCCACCACCCAACTATTGCCGTCGTAGAAGTCCCCGCGGAAGAGCACGCCAGCGTGCAGGCCCACCTCCATCAGGAAGCGCAGCTGGTAGACGAGCTCGGCGTTGAGCTCGGTGCCGATCAGCCGGCCCCGATCGCGCAGCGGCGGGTCGCTGCCGCCGAGCTCGCGAAAGGGCGGCGGGTCGGCGAAGCACGAGCCGAGGGCCACGCCGAGCTTGAGGTTGAGCTTGTTGGGCACGAGGTCGTAGCTGCCGCTGGCAATCGCGGCGGCCAGGCCGAAGCCCTGGTTCGAGATGTCGACCACGGCGCCGGTGGCGTTGATCGCGGTGCGCGCGAAGGGCAGCAAGAGGAGCGTGCGATGGTTGGCCCAGAACGCGCCCATCGCGCCGTAGTTGTTGAGCGTGAAGGGCCCGCGCTGCCGCCCGTCACTATCGTCGCTGTCGCCGTTGGTCAGCATCAGCTCCAGCGTGACGACATCTTTGAGCGAAGAGCCGTAGTGATACGCGCCCTCGAGGTTGGCGGCCCAACCCCGGAGGTCGACGTGTTGGTTGAGCGAGCGCGGATCGTGCGCCCGGTAGCGGCCGGCATTGAAGAGCAGGAAGCCCGAGGCGGAGAAGGGGCTGGTGAAGAAGCGCAGGTTATGGTGGAAGTTCAGCCCAGCGTAGTGCACGACGCCGGTCGGGCGCTGGAGCTGCATCGCGACGTGCCCGGTGATCGCGGCGAGCCCGCCGGGGCCCGGACCGCCACGCACCAGGCCCTCGACCGCGAAGGACTGACCTTCGGTGTCGTCCCGCAGATACCAATAGGACAGTCCAACGACCGTGCCCGGCTGGAGCCTGAGGGCGAGGTCTGTCGTCACGAGGTACGCGAAGGCATAGCCCGGATCGTTGGCGCTCGCCTTGCGGGGTTGGGCCACCCCGAGCGGGACGAAGGCCGCCTTGGCCAGCAGCGGTCCGTGCGCGCCGAAGGCCGCGATCCCGGTGGCGTCGGTGGCGAGGAAGCTCATCTTATAACCGGAGCGCATCAGCTCGAGGGCCGGCGTGCTGTGCGGGCTGTAGATCGAATCGAAGAAGGGTTGCGTCCCGAGCAGAATGCTCAGCTGCTGCGGGTTGCGCGTGGGAAAGAGGGCGGTATAGACCCCCTTGGTGACGAGGTTCAGCTGATCGGCGTTGAACCCGCCGCCCTGGTGTTGGCCGACGGCATTGGCCGAGAAGCCCCAGGCGTAGTCGACCTCGAGCATCGCGCGAAACTCGGCCCAGCCGTCGGTGAAGAAGGGCGTGGCCGAGAGGACGGGGATCCAGCGCTGCTCGACGAGATAGGTCGAGCCGCTGCCGACGCGGCCGGCGCTGCCGACCGGACCGATGCCAAAGGGACCGGTCGAGACGCCTCGCAGCAGCGTCGTGTCGGCCCGGACGCGCGTCGCCATCCCGCGCACGAAGAAGTAGTTGATCAGGGTCAGCTCGCGAAAGGGCCCGTCGTCGTGGCGGTCGCGCAGCTCATACCAGGCGTTGAACCCCGGGTCGGGCGCGCGCGCCAGGGCGCGGCCGGAGGGCCCCAGCGCGACGGCCGCGATCAAGAGCGGCGCGAGGCAGTGAGGAGCGCGTCGAGCGGGGGCGCGAGCGGTGCGGGCAGCGGACGCCAGCAGACACGCCGGGGCGCGCGCCACGCCTGTCTGCGGCTGCGCCGACACCTTACTGCTGCAGGACGAAGGTCCCGACGGAATCGCCCGTGAC includes the following:
- a CDS encoding alpha/beta fold hydrolase, producing the protein MRLTCRRAWLGGGAARAAALALACCAASCVPSYRRAAPLTFAQLPYRSLRGQAWPLFWLVSTDLPARYGMRTPRLRVAYVELNPRGARTIVFVHGMSAQLRHWQYQLDDFAAAGYRVLALDLPGYGKSDKPGSFPYTMESLADALLELLERRGIEAPIIVGHSMGGHIALSLAIRHPRRVGALVLTNSAGLEYFSRGDRAWFEKITNRGSLGGGLSEYALWGAFRLRVFSRWRDDLRWLIEERVRLQQSAAAEFDQSLYAMVKCVRAMSETEFTRQHLGQLELPTLIVFGADDRLIPNAELHGGTTRSVMAPAQRAIRGATLVALPRCGHEPQLDCPTEYNRALAAWLSTPGVVRATQPSAAAHTGPRRDDG